A single region of the Halobacterium wangiae genome encodes:
- a CDS encoding SDR family NAD(P)-dependent oxidoreductase has product MSVESPTLVRDDVHVVDDERFGPESVALVTGAASGIGRATAVALAVNGLTVAALDVDREGLAETAAVAEEMGAPGDIHPVEADLTDDEAVIAAVEAAAELGDLRYVANVAGLQHVAPIEEFPMDVYDTMQAVMVRAPTLIAKHALPHIREAGSGAVGNMASVHGHYVTADKVAYNVAKFGIRGLTQSIAAEGDGDVRSFSVSTGYVKTPLVVDQIPDTAAERGISEREVVEDVMLGQSRATEMMEPVDVANLFVLGFSELGSHLNGGDLRFDDGMTLTYE; this is encoded by the coding sequence ATGTCAGTCGAGTCACCGACCCTTGTTCGGGACGACGTCCACGTGGTCGACGACGAGCGCTTCGGTCCGGAGTCGGTCGCGCTCGTCACCGGCGCGGCCTCGGGCATCGGGCGAGCGACCGCAGTCGCGCTCGCAGTCAATGGACTCACCGTCGCGGCGCTGGACGTCGACCGGGAGGGGTTGGCGGAGACCGCTGCGGTCGCCGAGGAGATGGGCGCACCGGGCGATATCCACCCCGTTGAAGCCGACCTGACCGACGACGAGGCGGTTATCGCGGCCGTCGAGGCGGCGGCGGAGCTGGGTGACCTGCGGTACGTCGCGAACGTCGCCGGACTCCAGCACGTCGCTCCCATCGAGGAGTTCCCGATGGACGTCTACGACACGATGCAGGCGGTGATGGTGCGCGCGCCGACGCTCATCGCGAAGCACGCGCTCCCACACATTCGCGAGGCGGGGAGCGGCGCCGTCGGCAACATGGCCTCTGTCCACGGCCACTACGTCACCGCGGACAAGGTCGCGTACAACGTCGCGAAGTTCGGCATTCGGGGGCTGACGCAGTCCATCGCCGCGGAGGGCGACGGTGACGTGCGCTCGTTCTCCGTCTCGACGGGGTACGTGAAGACGCCGCTCGTCGTCGACCAGATCCCGGACACGGCCGCCGAGCGGGGAATCTCCGAGCGCGAGGTCGTCGAGGACGTGATGCTCGGGCAGTCCCGTGCGACGGAGATGATGGAACCGGTGGACGTCGCGAACCTCTTCGTCCTGGGGTTCTCGGAACTGGGCAGCCACCTCAACGGCGGGGACCTCCGTTTCGACGACGGCATGACGCTGACCTACGAGTGA
- a CDS encoding universal stress protein yields the protein MYRVLVPVDEDVDRAVSQASYVTDLPEAAENVEVILLFVFTGDDDELPSEMQQFKTADRIQSVRRARDHLQDHGVETIVRDDSGDTTDDIIQEAEEYDVDAIVLGGRKRSPAGKAIFGSVTQSVILNTDRPVVVTGKNS from the coding sequence ATGTATCGCGTACTGGTGCCGGTTGACGAGGACGTGGACCGAGCGGTTTCGCAGGCGAGCTACGTGACGGACCTGCCCGAGGCTGCGGAGAACGTGGAAGTGATCCTGCTGTTCGTGTTCACGGGGGACGACGACGAACTGCCCTCGGAGATGCAGCAGTTCAAGACTGCCGACCGAATCCAGTCGGTGCGGCGCGCCCGCGACCACCTCCAGGACCACGGCGTCGAGACGATCGTCCGGGACGACTCCGGGGACACGACCGACGACATCATCCAGGAGGCCGAGGAGTACGACGTCGACGCGATCGTCCTCGGCGGTCGGAAGCGCTCGCCCGCGGGGAAGGCGATCTTCGGCAGCGTCACGCAGTCGGTCATCCTGAACACCGACCGGCCCGTCGTCGTCACTGGAAAGAACTCGTAG
- a CDS encoding DUF5820 family protein, with protein MTAFGDLPESWRVWNEDDAGDAILVYRPDVFDSQQFPAPCLPTIRVSQRPPTQRRRRAGSTNEGWFVWLGLEPEVRVKAVDAAFDTRAEAVAGAVDLAARFDDGAVDYRGAYQIPRDDYLDELDDLTGE; from the coding sequence ATGACCGCGTTCGGCGACCTGCCCGAGAGCTGGCGGGTGTGGAACGAGGACGACGCGGGGGACGCGATTCTCGTCTACCGTCCGGACGTCTTCGACAGCCAGCAGTTCCCCGCCCCCTGCCTCCCGACCATCCGCGTCAGCCAGCGACCCCCGACACAGCGCAGGCGCCGCGCCGGGTCGACCAACGAGGGCTGGTTCGTCTGGCTCGGTCTCGAACCGGAGGTCCGGGTGAAGGCGGTTGACGCCGCCTTCGATACGCGAGCGGAGGCCGTCGCGGGCGCCGTCGACCTCGCCGCACGCTTCGACGACGGAGCGGTGGATTACCGCGGCGCCTACCAGATCCCCCGCGACGACTACCTCGACGAACTCGACGACCTCACGGGCGAGTAA
- a CDS encoding UPF0179 family protein — protein sequence MSITLLGARLAEPGTEFVYRGESSACEGCPYRQQCLNLQTGVRYEVTERREGGQVLDCAVHDEGVVAVDVEPASVTANVPSKGAYAGSKGKLAGPCPHTECPSHEFCEPSGAEFDAEYQIADILGDPPHDYCALDRELTLVEFAPSED from the coding sequence ATGTCTATCACGCTCCTCGGCGCGCGGCTCGCCGAGCCGGGCACGGAGTTCGTCTACCGGGGCGAGTCCTCGGCCTGCGAGGGGTGTCCCTACCGACAGCAGTGTCTCAACCTCCAGACGGGCGTCCGCTACGAGGTGACCGAGCGCCGCGAGGGCGGCCAGGTTCTGGACTGCGCCGTCCACGACGAGGGCGTCGTGGCCGTGGACGTCGAGCCTGCGTCGGTGACGGCGAACGTCCCGTCGAAGGGAGCGTACGCGGGCAGCAAGGGGAAGCTAGCGGGTCCGTGCCCGCACACGGAGTGCCCGAGCCACGAGTTCTGTGAGCCGTCGGGCGCGGAGTTCGACGCGGAGTACCAGATTGCGGACATCCTCGGGGACCCGCCCCACGACTACTGCGCGCTCGACCGGGAACTGACGCTCGTGGAGTTCGCACCCTCCGAAGACTGA